Below is a window of Pelobates fuscus isolate aPelFus1 chromosome 13, aPelFus1.pri, whole genome shotgun sequence DNA.
GACGAAATTGCCAATCAATTTCAAGCCTTTGCAGAAACCTTCAAAGACAAAGTTCAGGAATTGGTATCCAAGATCCAAAGCCCTGAGGTCCAATCTCAATACCAGTAAGTTTCAAATTAAAtcaaatgtctatctgtccaTCTAAAATGTATGTCGAACCTTGTGGACCAAAGAGTTAGGATTTATCTTGTTAACTCcaataaccataaccactacattattaTGGCACCAATCAGCTATTTGTGCTGGCCATTTCAATCAGTTTGACAAAGAAAACAAGGAAAGCCAGTGCCCATAAGGCTTCCCCTTACCTTGGGACATCAAAATGAGGAGATGTGATTAATCGTTAGCCATCCAAACTCTTGTACGTTATGAGAACACACACTATTACAAGTACAATTCTGGCTGTATAATAATTCACATGTGGTTTTCTACCATGCCATGGGGACACCAAAAATAATATAACCATGAAGAGAGgatatagaaagtaaaacagTTATGAATCAAGGGAGGCAGAATAAAGGCGCACACACCGTTACCAGTAATAATTATCAGTATAATTAAAAGAAGGAATTCataatgcccctttaagaatGAAACGGATAATCGGATAGATCTGATAAGACCTACAAATGCTTATACATAGACCAGTGATTTAACCCGACATTGCAACCTGAGGGATTgctgagaattatgggaaatataGTTCAGAGACATCTGCATGACCAAGGTTACCTATGAAAGAGACATAACCAATTTATAACAATGATTTCTTTGTTCCTTACAGGCAATACCTGGAACAATCAAGAGCCCATGTCGAACCTGTCAAAGCCCAGGTGGAAAATTGGTTTACCGAATTACTTGCCAAAATCAAAAACAGTGCTTAAACTGTAGCCAGTATCCAGAAATGATCCTTTGACTTCTCAAAAACCTCTAGAATAATTTTACATCAAAGTTCTCTCTTCTTAACtgtatttctgtttatatattctTTGTTGTGATTACATTTTTTGTATAACAAACTTGGACTTTGGCTTCTTTTTTCATTTGTAATCTTGCATGCTCTTATCGGAGTCCTGTACCAGTCTTGAAAGTTAGCGCAAATGCACGCTGGTCTtcacatataaaatataactcAAAATGGTTCCATGCAtttcacaaacatacattttgctCTTCAAGGACAAAGTGAATAATATGATGGAACACATGAATTTCTACATTCACATGAATTTCTACGTTCTATATCACTTTAACTTAGGAAtcaaccgattatcggtctggccgatattgaGCATTATGacaaatatcggtatcggcctagAATTATACTGATATGGCCAAAAATGCAGACGGCGGAGGAGGCCCAGAACACGCAAACTTCAGCTCCTCTCTCCAACTCTTGGGAGCCCCCGGCTGTTATAGTGTTGCCGTGGATTAGCACTGCAACGCTCAACGCGGCTTATTAGGCTTGCAAGAGTTGGACAGAGGGCCTGCCGGACAGAGAAGATAGCGTGTGCTGGGTCCCGGACTCCCCTCTATAACGTGAAACCCCCTTGCAGCCTGCACAaattactggaccaccagggagtgttaagtccccctccctggccacaggtaaaatacagggagggggtgaattaaaatatttattaaattaaatcatttaaaaaaatacaaaataaaagatttTAGCCAAGCTGCCATATCTTCAATGTGAAACCCCCTGGCTGCCTGCACAAAGCCACAGGACCACCATAGAGTGTAATATGGTAAAAGGCAAGGACGGgtagaataaaaattaaaaaatatttattaaatctaataattatataaagaaaaaaaaaattaaatacagcttTTATCACAGCCGCCCCCTCTTCAATGTGAAACCCCCTGGCAGCCTGCACAAAGTCACAGGACCATCAGGGAGATTAATGTCCTTCTCTCTGGCCACAGGTAAGAGATTATCGATATTGGCCCTAAAAACACAATATCAGTCAATCCCTACTTTAAGTAATAAAAATCAAACATTCTAGTGGTGCCTTGCAGACAAGGCTTCTGTGTGCTTTAATTCTGTATGATTACCTTGTCATAAACATGAGGTTTTTAAATTATCTATCATTTTCTGGGCTTGCCTATAGAGTACAGACACCAGCGCTCAAAGGGCAGCCAGGGCAGACATAAGAGGGGTTTGTTTATTCATTTACCACCAAACTACGGAGAACTAAAAACCAAAGAGCAAAACATAAGCAAAAAGGTGCCAAAAACAGCCGCACGCTCAGCTTAGCTATTTCAGCCTTAAACGTACAATTTAGTTTTCCATTCACTGCAATTCGGTGTTTACTAGAAAAACCCTAAATAGAGACTCAGCAAACAttgggaggaaaaaaaacaaggcaGGCAGGCATAAAAGGGGCcatctgggggggcggggccgggcggccatgccagcaggctgcaagGCATTGCAGCTCCAGGGGAAATCAACTAAAAATGGGTACTTACCCACCACAATCAGCCTGGAACCCCCTGGAAGCGTGCGATACAGggccctggagtgtcccggtgcagctggggcacctgatatcgggtgcactgggtcctggtgagatgctccggggcttgggggactgaggcctacccgggaggcgagtggggcggacggccgctgcctcgctctctGCCCGGCGAACACTGAGAACCACAGCAACACGGGGGGCCCCcggccccgttcacccccccctctgggccggcgggggttatcccggtccccaccaggcaacCAACACATTGGCAGCGCTCCTGGGGGACTTACAGCCTAAAGTCACCGACTGCCATGCGGCTCCAACAAGATGGCTGACAGCGAAGCACCTTCCATACATGGAAACAGCGGCTCTGCTGCTCACTTACACTGCAGGGCGAACCCCAGAAGCTGATCCAGCGCCTGCCTCAGCTGAGAATGTCTCTCTGGGGTCCCCTACCTCTCAGCCCACAGACCAACACTGAAGAAGTGCCCGGGAAGGTCACCTCCAAACGATGACTTCATCGCCACGTTCCCCCACCTGGTCACTGTGGCCGGTAAAGCACCATACCCCCATACTCACATGCCGGACGGGTACTGGGATCGCAGAGATCCGCAGACACTTGGGCCAGCAGTGGGTCCTCGggactttatagactctggtatgCCCCAAGAGTAATTTCTCTGCTGGAGAATGGGATGCCGCTCACCAACAACTCCTGATACCAAAAGCGACAGGTACCCCAACTCCACACGACAGACGGCATATAAGGCATACCGACCGCCTTCACAGCAGACACCTTGGCTGTGGTTGACAATTAATGGACATGTCTGCAGCCGAAGCCACAGTTGAAGATACAGCGCAAGACAGACCTACCACCCAGATTAGCGCAGAAGATAACCCAGCATGCCACAACCCGCCTGGTGGCACATCACTCATTTAAGCAACTCTATTAACCAAGCTGtagttttatataaacatatgtacACACTTTAGTTTAACACTGAAGCATAACTTCACGTGCATACCACAAGCCTACTACAATGTTGGAAGCCTGTTTTTTATTCTTGTTCTTTTATCGTTTAAAGTGCATATCCTGACTAGGCATACCTCATGCATCTTATCACTACGACCCAACCAATGTACGACTTCACGTAAACTGACATACTCAACATCAGCTAATGTACcatttaaaaatgataaatgCTTAGTTTAACTTGTCTATcttaactataaaatgtgcagtcttGTTTCAAATAGCCATGGAAATCTATAATATGTATTCTTGTTCGTGCTATCGTGGCACACCATGCTCGATTGTAATTccctgcacgctataaataaagaattcaaaaaaaaaaaaggggccaTCTGGTCAGATTTAAAGAGCCAGACCGTGGAAATACAGAGGGTTAAAAAGAGACGTTCATACACTACCTGTTGTTACTTGCCTCCTCTTCATATTCTATATGGAACTTGTGAAATGTATCCCACTGGTTACGCAGTTCTCATTCTGGAGCTCGACCCAACCGCAGTCCAGGCTGAGCACACACCTTGAGCGAGATACATATATGAGATATTAGCCTAACCCCATTCCTTAATGTAAGGTCATAAATCAGCGGGCTTCTCTAACACAGGATCGTTTCAAGGAATTATGCTGTCCTAAGCTAAGATGCATTTTTACATTCCCTTGTAATTCTAACTCATCTTATGGGTTTTATTCACGAAGGGCTCATTTCAAACCATGTCTCCAAATATCGGCTGTAAGCTGTTGTTAGAGGAACACTCTAAaaatcataactactacagtggggtgtagtgattatggtgccaggtgaGCATTGATGCCCCCAAATGTAAGCAATCAAGCCGTTCGATAACAACTTCACTTCTTACCAGACGCTAATCGCCAAGCTCAGCCTCCTCTCTACCTGGAAGCTCTCTTCAGTGAGCTGAGACCGGTGGTGCCGAGtttagctcattgactgagagtgatcagctgacactctcagccaataagctggaCCTTCACAGCAGGGTTTAACTTAAGACAACTAATGTATGCTCCTAGCAGTAGCTTCTAGGTCTCCACGGAGGCTGAGACTGGCGCTCAGCGGACCCAAGTTAAGAAGCCACACTGTTAGAGAGCAGACACTGGGCTGGTGCCAGAGCAATTATTGCAGGTCTCCTGAGAgtgctttgtagtggttatggtatttgtagtattcctttaataaggaCCCCAACAGCATTCAAAAGCACATAAGAAaacctaaaaatatatacattaaagcaTAAAGGGAAAGTCTaataccaggaaaacaaagtttttgtcctggcactatagcttggTCCACCCTGTGTTGTGTAGAtagggttaaaaaccccttctgtcacttacctgggtccacctTCTCTCCTCCCCCACTAACATCACCATTTCAGAATCTATTTACAGGAGAACAAGCCACTAACCTCT
It encodes the following:
- the APOA2 gene encoding apolipoprotein A-II encodes the protein MKVLALVVVIVAISGMEAGLVKREAPAIPNLDEIANQFQAFAETFKDKVQELVSKIQSPEVQSQYQQYLEQSRAHVEPVKAQVENWFTELLAKIKNSA